One part of the Granulicella arctica genome encodes these proteins:
- a CDS encoding ATP-dependent DNA helicase, with protein MTTSAPISITPAPLEHLPSLHDFFAPGGVLSRSSLAFEHRKGQYEMARAIEKAFADKRHLIVEAGTGTGKTLAYLLPALRLARERQQRIIISTGTKNLQEQLYFKDIPFLESLLGPLKVCYMKGRSNYLCKHKLYALRASPLLTGLEDISQFHAISAWEKETATGDRAEIDELPENSQLWQKLDARTEACLGQTCPDWENCFVTMMRRKALESDIVIVNHHLFFADLGIKQQSGNAPDAGILPEAGAVIFDEAHELEEVASAYFGIGLSTQRFEELTRDVESMLKAKQASTSAIENACAILRDRSRMFFSALPHEGFGPGRMPFENREGFLEESGDTYTGAINALTRLEGELDHLKNVDEASGLRKRTADIRAHLAFLLESPDRNTVFWIEHRAAGGVRNLARGAAHAAFHTHLQATPIDVSELLHNSLFDVYSSVILTSATLTVSGGFEHIRKRLGLISARELVVPSHFDYQKQALLYMPPNMPDPREPDFQDKATERIRRVLEITKGRAFCLFTSYKQMREVHDRLLAELPYPLLLHGTAPRHMLLQQFRDTPNAVLFGTSSFWQGVDVQGEQLSCVIIDRLPFAVPSDPVVKARMEAIETAGGKPFFDYQIPNAVITLKQGFGRLIRSLDDRGVLMLLDPRIQRQRYGRIFLESLPPYRLTQEISDVEAFFEPAKAKGNALR; from the coding sequence TTGACCACCTCCGCCCCCATTTCGATCACTCCGGCGCCACTGGAGCACCTGCCCAGCCTGCACGACTTCTTCGCGCCCGGCGGCGTGCTCTCCCGCTCCTCGCTCGCCTTCGAGCACCGCAAAGGGCAGTACGAGATGGCTCGCGCAATCGAGAAGGCATTTGCCGACAAGCGCCATCTTATCGTCGAGGCAGGCACCGGAACCGGCAAAACGCTGGCTTATTTGCTGCCCGCACTCCGCCTGGCCCGCGAACGCCAGCAGCGCATCATTATCTCGACCGGCACCAAGAACCTACAGGAGCAGCTCTATTTCAAGGATATTCCCTTCCTTGAGTCGCTCCTCGGCCCGTTGAAGGTCTGCTACATGAAGGGTCGCAGCAACTACCTTTGCAAGCACAAGCTCTACGCGCTGCGAGCCAGCCCGCTCCTCACCGGTCTTGAGGATATCTCCCAGTTCCATGCCATCTCCGCCTGGGAGAAGGAGACTGCAACCGGCGATCGCGCCGAGATCGACGAGCTACCCGAAAATTCGCAACTCTGGCAGAAGCTTGATGCCCGCACCGAGGCCTGCCTTGGCCAGACGTGCCCCGACTGGGAGAACTGCTTCGTTACGATGATGCGGCGCAAGGCGCTCGAGAGCGACATCGTCATCGTCAATCACCATCTTTTCTTCGCCGATCTCGGTATCAAGCAGCAGTCCGGCAACGCGCCGGATGCCGGCATTCTGCCCGAGGCTGGAGCGGTGATCTTCGACGAGGCTCATGAGCTCGAAGAGGTCGCCTCTGCCTACTTCGGCATTGGCCTCAGCACGCAGCGCTTCGAGGAGCTCACCCGCGACGTCGAAAGCATGCTCAAGGCCAAGCAGGCCAGCACCAGCGCTATCGAGAACGCCTGCGCGATCCTGCGCGACCGCTCGCGCATGTTCTTCTCCGCGTTGCCGCATGAAGGGTTTGGGCCGGGAAGAATGCCCTTCGAGAACCGTGAAGGCTTCCTCGAAGAGAGCGGCGACACCTACACCGGAGCTATCAACGCGCTTACTCGTCTCGAAGGGGAGCTCGATCACCTGAAGAACGTCGATGAGGCCAGCGGCCTTCGCAAGCGCACCGCCGACATCCGTGCTCATCTTGCCTTCCTGCTCGAGTCACCCGACCGCAATACCGTCTTCTGGATCGAGCACCGAGCCGCTGGCGGTGTCCGAAACCTTGCTCGCGGTGCGGCTCATGCGGCGTTTCACACACATCTGCAAGCTACGCCCATCGATGTTTCAGAGCTGCTGCACAACTCGCTCTTCGATGTCTACTCGAGCGTTATCCTCACGTCGGCAACCCTCACCGTCTCGGGTGGGTTCGAGCATATCCGCAAGCGCCTCGGCCTCATCAGCGCACGAGAGCTTGTCGTACCGTCACACTTCGACTACCAAAAGCAGGCGCTTCTCTACATGCCGCCCAACATGCCCGACCCACGCGAGCCCGACTTCCAGGACAAGGCGACGGAGCGCATCCGGCGCGTGCTGGAGATCACCAAGGGGCGAGCCTTTTGCCTCTTTACCAGCTACAAGCAGATGCGTGAGGTGCACGACCGGCTGCTCGCCGAACTGCCATATCCTCTGCTGCTCCACGGGACGGCTCCGCGCCACATGCTGCTCCAGCAGTTTCGCGACACGCCGAACGCTGTCCTTTTCGGCACCTCCAGCTTCTGGCAGGGCGTCGATGTGCAGGGCGAGCAGCTCTCCTGCGTCATCATCGACCGCCTTCCCTTCGCCGTTCCCTCTGACCCTGTCGTCAAGGCCCGCATGGAGGCCATCGAGACAGCAGGCGGCAAGCCTTTCTTCGACTACCAGATTCCGAACGCCGTCATCACCCTCAAGCAAGGCTTCGGGCGTCTCATCCGCTCGCTCGACGACCGCGGTGTGCTGATGCTGCTCGACCCGCGCATTCAGCGCCAGCGCTATGGCCGCATCTTCCTTGAATCGCTGCCGCCCTATCGGCTCACGCAGGAGATCAGCGATGTCGAAGCCTTCTTCGAACCAGCCAAGGCTAAGGGCAATGCGCTACGATGA
- a CDS encoding methyltransferase: MSERTTWQRIARRIRVPLGFVFAAVFLWLARPTWHSMLWSLLLVGPGVWLRGYAAGYVRKNAELTTTGPYAHTRNPLYLGSMMIAFGFAAAAWSWIILVALAVLFTVIYLPTIRSEEEYLRGHFPGFDAYAAKVPRLLPRLTPAPTDAAAGRFSSTLYRHHREYNCGMGAIAIYAALAIRLICFTR; encoded by the coding sequence GTGAGCGAACGGACGACATGGCAGCGCATTGCACGGCGCATCCGCGTGCCTTTGGGCTTTGTGTTTGCGGCAGTGTTTCTCTGGCTGGCACGGCCGACGTGGCACTCGATGCTGTGGAGCCTGCTGCTGGTAGGTCCGGGCGTGTGGCTGCGCGGCTATGCCGCCGGATATGTGCGGAAGAACGCAGAGCTGACGACGACAGGCCCTTACGCGCACACGCGCAATCCGCTGTACCTGGGATCGATGATGATCGCGTTCGGCTTTGCTGCTGCGGCGTGGAGCTGGATCATCCTGGTAGCGCTGGCGGTGTTGTTCACCGTGATCTATCTGCCGACGATCCGGTCGGAGGAAGAGTACCTGCGAGGACATTTCCCGGGCTTCGATGCGTATGCGGCGAAGGTGCCGCGGCTGCTTCCCCGATTGACGCCCGCGCCCACGGATGCGGCGGCTGGGCGGTTCTCCTCGACCCTCTATCGGCATCACCGCGAGTACAATTGCGGTATGGGTGCCATCGCCATCTACGCGGCGCTGGCCATTCGGCTGATCTGCTTTACGCGCTGA
- a CDS encoding DUF3108 domain-containing protein, with product MLLLLVAVQTPAQQVSQQIPTLQPPIPGFAFPAHQTLTFTVDWRVFTAGTAVFHIDQQGNEEKVTATADSVGGVNMLFPVVDRFQSGMNTTTGCSTGFSKQLQEGLRKVTGDLSFNYSTGKQTQIEKNLVKGTSKQLTASIPACVTDSLSAIFYAASQRMVVGQDIRFPLADAMRTVTVTMKVEGKEEIKTPAGTFQTIRVQPTAEEGIVKNRGNIWIWYSDDPRHIPVQIRARLFWGTITFHLQSMETK from the coding sequence ATGCTTTTACTGCTGGTTGCCGTACAGACGCCAGCGCAGCAGGTGAGCCAACAGATTCCTACCCTTCAACCGCCGATTCCTGGATTCGCTTTCCCGGCTCACCAGACCCTGACGTTTACGGTGGACTGGCGTGTATTTACCGCCGGAACAGCGGTCTTCCACATCGACCAGCAGGGGAACGAAGAGAAGGTCACGGCCACGGCGGACTCAGTGGGCGGAGTCAATATGCTCTTCCCGGTGGTGGACCGATTCCAGTCCGGGATGAACACGACGACAGGCTGCTCCACCGGGTTCAGCAAGCAGTTGCAGGAGGGATTGCGGAAGGTAACGGGCGATCTGTCCTTCAACTACTCCACCGGCAAGCAGACACAGATTGAGAAGAATCTGGTCAAAGGCACCTCAAAGCAACTGACGGCGTCGATCCCGGCCTGTGTGACGGACTCTCTGTCGGCGATCTTTTATGCGGCGTCGCAGCGGATGGTTGTGGGGCAAGACATCCGGTTTCCCCTGGCAGATGCGATGCGGACCGTGACCGTGACAATGAAGGTCGAGGGCAAGGAAGAGATCAAAACGCCTGCGGGCACCTTTCAGACGATCCGGGTACAACCGACCGCCGAGGAAGGCATCGTAAAGAACCGGGGCAATATCTGGATCTGGTACTCTGACGACCCACGACATATTCCTGTGCAGATTCGAGCACGGCTGTTCTGGGGGACGATCACATTCCATCTGCAGTCCATGGAGACTAAATAG
- a CDS encoding 3-deoxy-D-manno-octulosonic acid transferase: MLLYSSLLFMVLVVGSPYWLVRMLTSGRYRAGLAGRLGRVPTTLQEGIAGRQVVWVHAVSVGELLAATRLVGELEAALGDGWRVVISTTTATGQALARERFGAERVFFYPLDFGWAVRAYLRALRPRLLVLMESELWPRMLTECERAGVPVAVVNARVSDRSFARGVRVRTIWGALLWRVTLFLTQSAADAQRLVAIGAHADKVRVAGNLKYDVRAPKRSRVAELIHEAAAGRRIVVAGSTVEGKPSHEEELVMQAMALVWNELPDVLFVLAPRHPDRFSYAYSLAAEFGVTSATELIGGKKVPTTARRTILLDTIGDLAAVYELANVAFVGGSLVKRGGHNPLEPAQFGVPVVMGGSYENFREIVETMRAEDAVRIVSAEELGPMLLELLTNSAEAQALGERGRRVFASKAGATERVVTELMELLR, from the coding sequence ATGCTGCTGTACAGTTCGCTTCTTTTCATGGTGCTGGTAGTCGGGTCTCCGTACTGGCTGGTGCGGATGCTGACGAGCGGGCGATATCGCGCCGGGCTGGCAGGGCGGCTGGGACGAGTTCCTACCACATTGCAGGAGGGGATCGCTGGACGGCAGGTGGTGTGGGTTCATGCGGTGTCCGTGGGTGAGCTGCTGGCGGCAACACGGCTGGTCGGCGAGCTTGAAGCGGCGCTGGGCGACGGCTGGAGGGTCGTAATATCGACGACCACAGCGACAGGACAGGCTCTCGCGCGGGAGCGGTTTGGTGCAGAGCGTGTGTTCTTCTATCCGCTGGACTTCGGCTGGGCGGTGAGAGCGTATCTGCGGGCGCTGCGTCCTCGCCTGCTGGTGTTGATGGAGAGCGAACTTTGGCCGAGGATGCTGACGGAGTGCGAGAGAGCCGGTGTGCCTGTAGCGGTGGTCAATGCGCGTGTAAGCGACCGGTCATTTGCGCGAGGGGTGAGGGTCCGGACGATCTGGGGAGCGCTCCTGTGGCGTGTCACGCTGTTTCTCACGCAGAGCGCGGCCGATGCGCAGCGGCTCGTCGCGATAGGAGCACATGCAGACAAGGTGCGGGTCGCCGGGAATCTGAAGTATGACGTGCGCGCACCAAAGCGGAGCCGGGTTGCGGAGCTGATCCATGAAGCGGCGGCGGGAAGGCGGATCGTCGTTGCGGGAAGCACAGTGGAGGGCAAACCATCCCATGAGGAGGAGCTTGTCATGCAGGCGATGGCTCTGGTCTGGAATGAGCTGCCTGACGTTCTGTTCGTGCTCGCCCCAAGACATCCGGATCGATTTTCCTACGCATATTCGCTTGCGGCTGAATTCGGAGTGACCTCCGCGACCGAGTTGATAGGGGGAAAGAAAGTCCCCACTACAGCCCGGCGGACGATCCTGCTCGATACGATCGGCGACCTTGCGGCGGTCTATGAACTGGCAAATGTAGCATTCGTCGGCGGAAGCCTGGTGAAGCGTGGTGGACACAATCCATTGGAACCTGCGCAGTTCGGCGTGCCGGTGGTGATGGGCGGCTCGTATGAGAACTTTCGCGAGATCGTAGAGACGATGCGGGCGGAAGATGCGGTGCGAATCGTCTCCGCTGAGGAGCTTGGACCGATGCTGCTGGAATTGCTGACAAACTCGGCAGAGGCGCAGGCTCTGGGAGAACGAGGGCGACGAGTCTTTGCGTCGAAGGCAGGAGCGACGGAGCGAGTCGTGACAGAGTTGATGGAGTTGCTGCGATGA
- a CDS encoding GNAT family N-acetyltransferase, protein MSDLNIRQAIPSDVPQILAFIRELAEYERDLDAVLATEADLLRDGFTEPKRFHCLIAEWGNQPAGMAHYFYSYSTWTGHAGIYIEDLFVRSEFRGKGIGKELLASVAAVAVAEGCPRLEWSVLDWNQPSIDFYHQMGAVMKSEWKGMRVSGDALPALANTSVTFKGSN, encoded by the coding sequence ATGTCCGACCTCAACATCCGCCAGGCCATCCCTTCCGACGTTCCCCAGATCCTCGCTTTCATCCGCGAGCTTGCAGAGTACGAGCGCGATCTAGACGCGGTCCTCGCCACTGAGGCTGACCTCCTTCGCGACGGCTTTACCGAACCCAAACGCTTCCACTGCCTGATAGCGGAATGGGGCAACCAGCCTGCGGGCATGGCCCACTACTTTTACAGCTACTCCACCTGGACCGGGCACGCTGGGATCTACATCGAAGATCTCTTCGTGCGTTCGGAGTTTCGCGGCAAAGGTATTGGCAAAGAACTCCTCGCCAGCGTCGCGGCCGTTGCTGTTGCCGAGGGTTGCCCCCGCCTCGAGTGGAGCGTCCTCGATTGGAACCAGCCCTCCATCGACTTCTACCATCAGATGGGAGCCGTTATGAAGTCCGAGTGGAAGGGCATGCGCGTCTCCGGCGATGCTCTGCCCGCACTTGCGAATACATCTGTAACATTTAAAGGATCAAATTGA
- the waaC gene encoding lipopolysaccharide heptosyltransferase I: MSLSAPTQLRNSRSLRVLIVRTGAMGDVLHAMPAVAAMRLRHPDWQIGWAIEPRWRPLLEARSTYGEAMPLVNRIHEVPTRAWNQRPFSLTTLREILALRRELRAEQYDICVDMQGLLRSAVVGWLAGAELFVGSASPRERPAKWLYRRSIRTQAAHVIDRGCELLGGAIDEPLVAATVPLPVDNSAERWCDELLAKLLPDGAGGRFAMLAPTAGWGAKRWPAQCYGSVAAALAEAGYTTLINAAVENDPFAAATAEASGGRAVPVWCDLAQLTALLRRTSVMIAGDTGPLHLAAALGRPVVALFGPTDPGRTGPYGTRSEVIRHASSREDHRRHPEPEEGLARITVEEVTAAALRVLRVKSEMQGDA; encoded by the coding sequence TTGTCTCTGTCTGCTCCAACACAGTTGCGCAACAGTCGTTCGCTCCGCGTGCTGATCGTCCGCACGGGAGCGATGGGCGACGTGCTGCACGCGATGCCCGCGGTGGCGGCGATGCGTCTGCGGCATCCGGACTGGCAGATCGGGTGGGCGATTGAACCGCGCTGGCGGCCGTTGCTCGAGGCGCGGTCGACTTACGGAGAGGCAATGCCTCTGGTCAATCGAATTCATGAGGTCCCTACGCGAGCGTGGAACCAGCGGCCTTTTTCCCTGACCACGTTGCGGGAGATTCTCGCGCTCCGGCGGGAGCTACGGGCGGAGCAGTATGACATCTGCGTCGATATGCAGGGGCTGCTGCGGTCGGCAGTGGTGGGTTGGCTTGCCGGAGCGGAGCTGTTTGTAGGATCGGCGTCGCCACGGGAGAGGCCGGCTAAGTGGCTGTATCGACGGAGCATCCGGACGCAGGCGGCGCATGTAATCGACCGGGGATGCGAGTTGTTGGGTGGTGCAATCGACGAGCCATTGGTAGCAGCAACGGTTCCGCTACCGGTGGATAACTCGGCCGAGCGATGGTGCGACGAGCTGCTTGCAAAATTGCTCCCCGACGGTGCGGGAGGTCGGTTTGCGATGCTTGCTCCTACGGCTGGATGGGGGGCGAAGCGCTGGCCGGCGCAGTGCTATGGCTCGGTGGCGGCGGCGCTGGCCGAGGCGGGCTACACGACGCTGATCAATGCCGCAGTGGAGAACGATCCGTTCGCGGCGGCGACGGCTGAGGCGAGCGGCGGGCGAGCAGTGCCGGTCTGGTGCGATCTCGCCCAGTTGACTGCGCTGCTGCGGCGGACGAGCGTGATGATCGCCGGAGATACGGGTCCGCTGCATCTGGCGGCGGCACTGGGAAGGCCGGTGGTTGCCCTGTTCGGGCCGACCGATCCGGGGCGGACAGGACCGTATGGGACGCGGTCGGAGGTGATTCGGCATGCTTCGAGCCGGGAGGACCATCGGCGACATCCGGAGCCCGAAGAGGGGCTCGCACGGATTACAGTGGAAGAAGTAACCGCGGCGGCGCTTCGCGTGCTGCGGGTCAAATCAGAGATGCAGGGAGACGCGTGA
- the lpxK gene encoding tetraacyldisaccharide 4'-kinase, with translation MSVRRPLLLPLVPLYAAGLRLKRRLFSGEVRRLAHPVISVGSLSAGGAGKTPVVQALVELLVRHGYAVDVLSRGYGRGSGEVERVDPAGEAQRYGDEPLLIARRTGAPVYVGTDRYAAGLLAEREAISGKVVHLLDDGFQHRRLARSLDIVLLTQEDVEDCLLPAGNLREPLHRLQEAGAVVLREEEETALRPVVSMLAGETPVWVVRRRLELPVAGIPQRPVAFCGIARPEGFFAMLRAEGVIPTRTMAFGDHHAYGERDIDRLLEEAREAEADGFVTTEKDAVKISEAMRGWLERIGPVIVTRLGVAFLDEDAIVSRIAEAG, from the coding sequence ATGAGCGTGCGCCGTCCTCTGCTGCTGCCGCTGGTGCCGTTGTATGCGGCAGGGCTGCGGCTGAAGCGGCGTCTTTTTAGCGGTGAGGTACGACGACTGGCACATCCAGTGATCAGCGTGGGGAGCTTATCGGCCGGAGGCGCAGGAAAGACGCCGGTGGTGCAGGCGCTGGTGGAGTTGCTGGTACGCCATGGATATGCGGTCGATGTGTTGAGCCGAGGATATGGGCGTGGGTCGGGCGAAGTGGAACGGGTCGATCCAGCGGGTGAGGCGCAGCGCTATGGAGACGAGCCGCTACTGATTGCTCGGCGAACTGGCGCTCCCGTGTATGTCGGGACGGATCGCTACGCCGCGGGATTGCTGGCAGAGCGGGAGGCAATCAGCGGGAAGGTTGTGCATCTTCTGGACGATGGCTTTCAGCATCGACGGCTGGCTCGGAGCCTCGATATCGTGCTGCTGACGCAGGAAGATGTGGAGGATTGCCTGCTTCCTGCGGGAAACCTGCGCGAGCCGCTGCACAGGCTGCAGGAAGCAGGAGCGGTGGTGCTGCGCGAGGAGGAAGAGACCGCTTTGCGGCCTGTTGTGTCGATGCTGGCGGGCGAGACGCCTGTGTGGGTGGTTCGAAGGCGGCTGGAGCTTCCTGTGGCCGGGATTCCACAGCGACCGGTGGCATTCTGCGGGATTGCGCGGCCTGAGGGTTTCTTTGCGATGCTGCGGGCCGAGGGCGTGATTCCGACTCGAACGATGGCGTTTGGCGACCATCATGCGTATGGCGAGCGCGATATCGACCGCTTGCTGGAGGAGGCGCGGGAGGCTGAAGCTGACGGTTTCGTGACGACGGAGAAGGATGCGGTGAAGATCTCCGAGGCGATGCGAGGCTGGTTGGAACGGATAGGACCGGTGATCGTCACGAGGCTGGGAGTTGCGTTTCTGGACGAGGACGCGATTGTAAGCCGGATCGCCGAGGCTGGATGA
- the trmFO gene encoding methylenetetrahydrofolate--tRNA-(uracil(54)-C(5))-methyltransferase (FADH(2)-oxidizing) TrmFO — protein sequence MKKIKIIGGGLAGPEAALQAAKFDCDVDLYEMRPHRSTEAHQTSDFAELVCSNSLKSESENTAPWLLKQEMRRAGSILLAEADATAVPAGHALAVDRELFSKRVADRIAAEPRITVHREEVTHLDENDADTLTILASGPLTSPALAAELQRLTGSDHLAFYDSISPIVDATTIDMDKVYFAARYDKGTADYINCPFTKEEYETFLDALTTAENVESKDWEKFPVDGTASKLQYFEGCLPIEETARRGRDTLRFGPMKPVGLTDPKTGRWPYAVVQLRQENLRADSYNIVGFQNHLKYGEQARVLRLIPGLERATFLRYGQIHRNTYIHAPSLLTETLQLKAHPRIMIAGQLSGVEGYTESIASGMLAGRYAAALAHGNTLTPAPRASANGSLTHYITHAETKKFQPANITFDLLPPLEVELRKKMRDKKERHKLQCERALAAWDEWLGAIH from the coding sequence TTGAAGAAGATCAAAATTATCGGCGGCGGACTGGCTGGCCCTGAAGCCGCACTCCAAGCCGCAAAGTTCGACTGTGATGTTGACCTCTACGAAATGCGGCCGCATCGCTCTACCGAGGCTCACCAGACCAGCGACTTCGCCGAACTCGTCTGCTCCAACTCCCTCAAGTCCGAGAGCGAAAACACCGCGCCCTGGTTGCTCAAACAGGAGATGCGCCGCGCAGGAAGCATCCTCCTTGCCGAGGCAGACGCCACTGCTGTTCCCGCCGGTCACGCCCTCGCTGTTGATCGCGAGCTTTTTTCGAAGCGCGTAGCCGACCGTATAGCAGCTGAGCCTCGCATCACGGTTCACCGCGAAGAGGTGACGCACCTCGACGAGAATGATGCGGATACCCTCACCATCCTAGCCAGCGGCCCGCTCACGAGCCCGGCACTCGCTGCCGAGTTACAGCGCCTCACCGGGTCCGATCACCTTGCCTTCTACGACTCCATCAGCCCCATCGTCGACGCCACCACCATCGACATGGACAAGGTCTACTTCGCCGCCCGATACGACAAAGGCACCGCCGACTACATCAACTGCCCCTTCACCAAAGAGGAGTACGAGACCTTCCTCGACGCCCTCACCACGGCTGAAAACGTCGAATCGAAAGACTGGGAGAAGTTTCCCGTCGACGGCACCGCGAGCAAGCTCCAATACTTCGAAGGCTGCCTCCCCATCGAAGAGACTGCCCGTCGCGGACGCGATACTCTCCGCTTCGGCCCGATGAAGCCCGTCGGCTTGACCGATCCGAAGACGGGGCGATGGCCGTATGCGGTCGTGCAGCTACGTCAAGAGAACCTGCGTGCTGATTCGTACAATATTGTCGGCTTCCAGAACCACCTCAAGTATGGCGAGCAGGCGCGCGTCCTGCGCCTCATCCCCGGCCTCGAGCGTGCGACCTTCCTCCGCTATGGCCAGATTCATCGCAACACGTATATTCATGCCCCATCGCTGCTCACCGAAACCCTTCAGCTCAAGGCCCACCCCCGCATTATGATCGCTGGCCAGCTCTCCGGCGTCGAAGGCTACACCGAGTCCATCGCATCTGGCATGTTAGCCGGACGCTATGCTGCCGCCCTGGCTCACGGCAACACTCTAACACCCGCTCCCCGAGCCAGCGCCAACGGCTCGCTCACCCACTACATCACCCACGCTGAAACCAAGAAGTTCCAGCCCGCTAACATCACCTTCGACCTGCTACCACCGTTGGAGGTGGAGCTTCGCAAAAAGATGCGCGACAAGAAAGAACGCCACAAGCTTCAGTGTGAGCGTGCTTTAGCTGCTTGGGACGAATGGCTCGGAGCAATCCACTAG
- the der gene encoding ribosome biogenesis GTPase Der encodes MAKKDDKKRLGKKHRTAATRPKKGRAPKATPTTGAVDPRKRKVLSTKKAEAEKLKKRPTRSPENETRKTIRTDAPAARAAAPRSTRPKDGIAGRQTPNSANVAGRGERLGDEEQAWREMEWVAAQMATETESVDSRLLPLIAVCGRPNVGKSTLFNRLTGSRRSIVGDEPGITRDRIYGEIEWQGQDARIVDTGGVVPDDEALIPAEIFRQAQVALEEADAIVMVVDGRTELASPDMELARLLLRGGKPVFLAVNKMDTDAMQVQAENFRRLGFKNVLPISAEHGTGIGDLLDEVFAMLPEPREIETPEVMLTEGDEMAEDEDGPDFSPAPGAVVKPARRLRSHGEYEAKETKVAIIGRPNVGKSTLLNALTGTSRAIVSPIAGTTRDAVDEVVERGGHNFRFVDTAGIRRKGKTKLMAEKLSVIMARKHLEAADVSLLVIDATEGVAALDANIGGYAHESGRSVVIVINKWDLMTKTGPDGMRLFDGKPPADQKVYEQQVRDNLKYLEYAPLLFISAADGKNIESVFKKVELVSRERRKRVTTGQMNKFLEKVDFQKASVPMNKRVRIYYMTQAAVAPPTFVLFTDKDVKMHFSFERFLGNQIRDNFGFIGSPIWFKIKARNKKKVE; translated from the coding sequence GTGGCGAAAAAAGACGATAAGAAGAGATTAGGCAAAAAACACCGCACAGCAGCAACCCGGCCAAAGAAGGGCCGCGCGCCCAAGGCGACGCCGACCACGGGAGCTGTCGACCCGCGGAAGCGGAAGGTTCTCTCGACCAAGAAGGCCGAAGCCGAAAAGCTCAAGAAGCGTCCAACCCGGTCGCCGGAGAACGAGACGCGGAAGACGATCCGCACGGATGCGCCAGCAGCGAGGGCTGCTGCGCCTCGATCGACGCGGCCAAAGGATGGAATCGCGGGGCGGCAGACGCCAAACTCGGCCAATGTGGCCGGACGCGGCGAACGGCTGGGCGACGAAGAACAGGCGTGGCGCGAGATGGAGTGGGTCGCGGCACAGATGGCGACCGAGACGGAGAGCGTGGACTCGCGGCTGCTGCCGCTGATTGCGGTCTGCGGTCGGCCCAATGTGGGCAAATCGACGCTGTTCAACCGGCTCACCGGGTCGCGGCGATCGATCGTCGGCGACGAGCCTGGGATCACGCGGGACCGCATCTACGGCGAGATCGAGTGGCAAGGGCAGGACGCCCGGATCGTCGATACGGGCGGCGTTGTGCCCGACGACGAGGCGCTGATTCCGGCAGAGATCTTTCGGCAGGCGCAGGTGGCTCTCGAGGAGGCCGACGCCATCGTGATGGTCGTCGACGGACGAACGGAGCTGGCATCGCCGGATATGGAGCTGGCGCGTCTGCTGCTACGCGGCGGCAAACCAGTGTTTCTGGCCGTGAACAAGATGGACACCGACGCGATGCAGGTGCAGGCGGAGAATTTCCGGCGGCTTGGCTTCAAAAATGTACTGCCTATCTCGGCGGAACATGGGACAGGCATTGGTGATCTGTTGGATGAGGTCTTCGCTATGCTTCCCGAGCCTCGGGAGATCGAGACACCTGAAGTAATGCTGACCGAAGGCGACGAGATGGCGGAGGACGAGGATGGTCCGGACTTCTCTCCTGCTCCTGGCGCTGTGGTAAAACCAGCCCGTCGGCTCCGTTCTCACGGCGAGTATGAGGCAAAGGAGACAAAGGTCGCCATCATCGGACGGCCAAATGTCGGCAAGAGTACACTACTGAATGCGCTCACAGGCACCTCGCGGGCGATTGTTTCGCCGATCGCAGGAACGACGCGCGACGCTGTAGACGAGGTCGTCGAGCGCGGTGGACACAACTTCCGGTTCGTCGACACGGCAGGCATTCGGCGCAAGGGCAAAACAAAGCTGATGGCGGAGAAGCTGTCCGTCATCATGGCGCGGAAACACCTGGAAGCAGCGGACGTTTCGCTACTGGTGATCGACGCAACCGAGGGGGTTGCCGCGCTGGACGCCAACATCGGCGGCTACGCGCACGAGAGCGGGCGCAGCGTAGTCATCGTGATCAACAAGTGGGATCTGATGACGAAGACAGGACCGGACGGAATGCGGTTGTTCGACGGCAAACCTCCGGCAGACCAAAAGGTCTACGAGCAGCAGGTACGGGACAACCTGAAGTACCTGGAGTACGCTCCGCTGCTGTTTATCTCGGCTGCGGATGGGAAGAACATCGAGTCGGTCTTCAAGAAGGTTGAACTCGTCTCGCGGGAGCGGCGCAAGCGCGTCACCACGGGCCAGATGAACAAGTTCTTGGAGAAGGTCGACTTCCAAAAAGCCAGCGTACCGATGAACAAGCGCGTCAGGATCTACTACATGACGCAGGCCGCGGTTGCTCCCCCAACCTTCGTTCTGTTTACCGATAAGGACGTGAAGATGCACTTCTCCTTCGAGCGCTTTCTGGGCAACCAGATCCGGGACAACTTCGGATTTATCGGAAGCCCGATCTGGTTCAAGATCAAAGCTCGGAATAAGAAGAAGGTGGAGTAA